GGCGTCGTGGGTGTCGAGATCGCCGATGACCCACCCACCGCCGTGGAAGAAGACGACGGTCGGCATCACCGGGCGGTTCGCGGTCGAGGTCGAGGGTCGGTACAGCCGCAGCGGGATGTCCCGCCCGTCGACCGCGGCGGTCCGGTCGACGACCTCGGCCATGGGCCTGGGTTGGTGGTCGGCACCGAGCCGGGCGGCCATCACCGAGGCGAACTGCGTGCGCGCATCAGCGGGGGCCAGGTCCACGTACGGACGCAGGCCCATGGCAGCGCTGTCGGCCAGGTAGGCCGCAACCGCAGGGTGGAGGTTCGTCGTCATGGTCGTGGGGACGGGCCGGTCAGACGTCGCGCCCGCCGTCGACTTCGAGGCCATGGCCGGTGACGAGCGAGGATTCGTCGGAGGCGAGGTAGACCGCCGCCCATGCGATGTCGTCGGGGGTGGACATGCGTCCGAGGGGGATCGTCCCGACCACCGCCGCACGGCGGTCGTTGTCCATCTCCTCCTCGCCGGTGAAGACCTTGAGCATGCCGGTCTCGCCCATCACGGGGTTGATGGCGTTGACGCGGATCCTGTCGGGCGCCAGCTCCAGTGCGAGGGTCTTGGTCAGGTTGAGCGCGAAGGCCTTGGACGCGTTGTAGACGTTCAGCAGTGGCCGAGGTCGCACCGCAGCGGTGGACGCCGTGTTGATGATGACGCCACCACCCTGGGCCTTCATGACCGGCACGACGGCCCGGCATCCGGCGAAGACGCCGTACATGTTGACGGCCACGAGCGTGTCGAACAGCTCGTCGGTGGCGTCCTCGATCCTGGTCGGGGACTGCGCGATGCCGGCGTTGTTGACCATGACGTCGACCCGCCCCCACCGCTCGACGGCCATCGTCACAGCACGCCGGACATCGGCATCCACGGTGACGTCGGTGGCGACGCCGATGGCATCGTGCCCGGCCTCACGCAGGTCCTTGGCGACGACCTCGACGTTCTCGCCGTCGAGGTCAGCGAGGAGGACGCGCGCACCCTCCGCGCAGAAGCGCCGGGCGATGCCCTCGCCGAAGCCGGCAGCTGCGCCGGTGACGACCGCGACCTTGCCCGCCAGTCGACCGCCCCGAGCGGTCCCGTCAGCCATTGGACGCCTCGGACTCGAGGTGGGCCTCGAGGACGGCCATGAAGGCTCGCGACCACTCGGGGAGGTCGGGCCATCCGGTGCAGGACACGATCTTGCCGTCCACGACGTCCTTGCCCGCGCGGTAGATGGCCCCGGAGTTCACGATGTCGCTCTCCAGCGGGGGGTACCCGGAGGTGGTGCGTCCCGAGAGCAGGCCGAACGCCTGGGGCACCTGCGTGCCGTGGCAGATCAGGCCGATCGGCTTGTCCTCGTCGAAGAAGTGCCGCGTGATCCGCTCGCAGTCGGGGTCGAGGCGAATCCACTCGGGAGCCCGTCCACCTGGGATGACGATCGCGGCGTAGTCCTCGGGCCGCACGTCGGCGAAGGTGACGTCCACGGGCAGGTGTCGCCCGGGCCGCTCGGTGTAGGCATCCCACCCCTCCTCGAAGTCGTGGACGACCAGCTTGATCAGCTTCGGCGTGGGCGAGGCCACCACCGCGTCGTACCCGGCCTCGCGCAGCCGGAAGATCGGGTACATCGCGTCGAGGTCCTCAGCGGCGTCTCCAGCGAGGATCAGCACCTTGGCGGGCATGGCTCGGCTCCTTGAATCGACAATCGTTGACTTGCAGATTGTTGACAATCTAGGAGCCGACTTTGTCCTCGCGCAAGACAAATTATGGATCGGCGACCGCCCGAGCCCGGACGACGTCGACTCAGAGCGCGGGGAAGAGCACCTCTTCGTCACCCAGCTGCAGCACGACCGCTCGCCGCATGTGGCCGTGCACGAGGGCCAGTGCGGCCGCTTCGTCGCCGGACCGGATCGCCTCCACGAGGTCCTGGTGCTGGGGGACGATCTCCGCCGGCACCGGGTACGCCGGCTTCAGCCGCATGAGACACATTCGTGTCTCGACGAGCAGCGTCGCGAACATCCGGTCGAGGCGCTTGCTCCCCGACGCCGCCACCAGCGTCTCGTGGAACTGCAGGTCGACCCGCGCGATCCGCGTCCAGTCACCGTCCCGGGCGGCCACGGCCAGGTCCTCCGCAGCAGCTTCCAGATCCTGGAGGCCCTGCCCACCGCCAGCCATGATCAGCCTGACCGCTGCAGCCTCGGTGACCGCACGACACCGGTACACGTCGAGCACGTCCTCCGGCTCGAGGGTCGCGACGAACACCCCACGCCCTCGGTGCGACACGAGCACGCCCTGGGCGACCAGTCGCTGCAGCGCCTCCCGGATCGGCCCACGGCTGACACCCAGCCGCTCGGCGAGGCGCGCCTCGGTGAGCTTGGACCCGGCCGGGATGCTGCCGTCCATGATCCCTTCCAGGATCTGGTCGGCGATGAGCGCGTTGGTCGGCGCCGCAGCAAGCGGCTGGAGGTTGTCGAAGGCGGTCACGGGCCGTACTCCCATTCGCACGCACCTCCGAGGAGCATCACCGAGGTACGGTCTTTAGTAGA
The nucleotide sequence above comes from Euzebya pacifica. Encoded proteins:
- a CDS encoding DJ-1/PfpI family protein, giving the protein MPAKVLILAGDAAEDLDAMYPIFRLREAGYDAVVASPTPKLIKLVVHDFEEGWDAYTERPGRHLPVDVTFADVRPEDYAAIVIPGGRAPEWIRLDPDCERITRHFFDEDKPIGLICHGTQVPQAFGLLSGRTTSGYPPLESDIVNSGAIYRAGKDVVDGKIVSCTGWPDLPEWSRAFMAVLEAHLESEASNG
- a CDS encoding SDR family oxidoreductase → MADGTARGGRLAGKVAVVTGAAAGFGEGIARRFCAEGARVLLADLDGENVEVVAKDLREAGHDAIGVATDVTVDADVRRAVTMAVERWGRVDVMVNNAGIAQSPTRIEDATDELFDTLVAVNMYGVFAGCRAVVPVMKAQGGGVIINTASTAAVRPRPLLNVYNASKAFALNLTKTLALELAPDRIRVNAINPVMGETGMLKVFTGEEEMDNDRRAAVVGTIPLGRMSTPDDIAWAAVYLASDESSLVTGHGLEVDGGRDV
- a CDS encoding GntR family transcriptional regulator, encoding MTAFDNLQPLAAAPTNALIADQILEGIMDGSIPAGSKLTEARLAERLGVSRGPIREALQRLVAQGVLVSHRGRGVFVATLEPEDVLDVYRCRAVTEAAAVRLIMAGGGQGLQDLEAAAEDLAVAARDGDWTRIARVDLQFHETLVAASGSKRLDRMFATLLVETRMCLMRLKPAYPVPAEIVPQHQDLVEAIRSGDEAAALALVHGHMRRAVVLQLGDEEVLFPAL